A single genomic interval of Odontesthes bonariensis isolate fOdoBon6 chromosome 3, fOdoBon6.hap1, whole genome shotgun sequence harbors:
- the atf7b gene encoding cyclic AMP-dependent transcription factor ATF-7b isoform X1, with protein sequence MSEHFSEMGDDRPFVCTAPGCGQRFTNEDHLSVHKHKHEMTLKFGPARTDSVIIADQTPTPTRFLKNCEEVGLFNELASSFEQEFCKAHDDEQRTKHPATSLQTPSEVKEEDEGPLQVDSSPPESPDSSSSMSDNSRDSREILTKPLASSAPTPTIVRPGSLPLHLSNDPLHPTLPSPTSVITQAPPSNRHLGSPTSAYPLVRHLPNGQTVPLLPSPVQMTSVISLARPVNTVPNIPGIPGPPVGGASSASSSPSGYGLHSETKMRLKAALSHQGPGAQDGAGGGSGSIPAVPQRQEQSQQPSQNSDAPSPAQPQVSPAQPTGGRRRRASEMDPDERRQRFLERNRAAASRCRQKRKVWVNSLEKKADDLANMNVSLSNEVSLLRNEVAQLKQLLLAHKDCPVTVMQKKAAFLAAGGEEAFRDTSTEAIGSPAAVIQHGPSPPASASSPGATINGLNVRAAEAVAMSVLAGMGSGQPGGVVMATQTQPAPR encoded by the exons GATCGACCCTTTGTCTGCACTGCCCCTGGGTGTGGGCAG AGATTCACAAACGAAGACCACTTGTCAGTCCACAAACACAAGCATGAAATGACTTTAAAATTTGGTCCTGCCAGGACCGACTCTGTTATCATTGCAG ACCAGACGCCCACACCCACACGTTTCCTGAAGAACTGTGAGGAGGTCGGTCTGTTCAATGAGCTGGCCAGCTCCTTTGAACAGGAGTTTTGCAAAGCACATGATGACGAGCAACGGACAAAACACCCT GCTACATCGTTACAAACACCATCTGAAGTAAAAGAAGAGGATGAGGGACCTTTACAAGTTGATTCTTCTCCTCCCGAAAGTCCCGATTCATCATCCAGCATGTCTGATAACAGCAGAGACTCAAGG GAGATTCTCACAAAGCCTTTGGCAAGTTCGGCTCCCACTCCAACCATTGTGCGTCCAGGTTCTCTTCCCCTTCACTTGAGCAATGACCCACTACACCCGACTCTGCCATCTCCGACTTCTGTGATCACACAAGCTCCGCCCTCCAACAGACATCTTGG CTCCCCCACAAGTGCATATCCACTGGTGAGGCACCTCCCTAATGGGCAGACTGTGCCTCTTTTGCCCAGTCCTGTACAGATGACCTCAGTTATATCT CTTGCGAGGCCAGTGAACACAGTGCCAAACATCCCTGGGATTCCAGGACCCCCTGTTGGAGGGGCTAGCAGTGCTTCATCCTCACCTTCCGGATATGGCCTTCACTCTGAGACCAAGATG CGGCTGAAGGCAGCTCTGTCGCATCAAGGCCCAGGAGCACAAGATGGAGCAGGTGGCGGATCAGGATCCATCCCTGCTGTCCCCCAGCGGCAGGAACAGAGCCAGCAGCCCTCTCAAAACTCTGACGCACCATCACCTGCCCAACCACAG GTgtcccctgctcagccaacagGGGGTCGTCGGCGGCGTGCATCGGAGATGGACCCTGACGAAAGGAGGCAGCGTTTCCTGGAAAGAAACCGAGCTGCTGCCTCCCGctgcagacagaaaagaaaggtttgGGTCAACTCTTTGGAGAAAAAGGCAGATGATCTCGCCAACATGAACGTTTCTCTATCG AATGAAGTAAGCCTACTGAGGAATGAGGTGGCACAGCTGAAGCAGCTCCTTCTAGCTCATAAAGACTGCCCTGTCACGGTCATGCAGAAAAAGGCAGCTTTCTTAG CTGCAGGAGGAGAGGAAGCCTTCAGGGACACTTCGACTGAAGCCATCGGCTCCCCGGCGGCCGTTATTCAGCACGGGCCGTCACCTCCCGCCTCCGCTTCAAGCCCAGGTGCCACCATAAACGGGCTGAATGTCCGCGCTGCAGAGGCAGTGGCCATGTCCGTCTTGGCTGGCATGGGGTCGGGCCAGCCCGGTGGTGTTGTCATGGCAACGCAGACACAGCCAGCCCCAAGATGA
- the atf7b gene encoding cyclic AMP-dependent transcription factor ATF-7b isoform X2: MQRFTNEDHLSVHKHKHEMTLKFGPARTDSVIIADQTPTPTRFLKNCEEVGLFNELASSFEQEFCKAHDDEQRTKHPATSLQTPSEVKEEDEGPLQVDSSPPESPDSSSSMSDNSRDSREILTKPLASSAPTPTIVRPGSLPLHLSNDPLHPTLPSPTSVITQAPPSNRHLGSPTSAYPLVRHLPNGQTVPLLPSPVQMTSVISLARPVNTVPNIPGIPGPPVGGASSASSSPSGYGLHSETKMRLKAALSHQGPGAQDGAGGGSGSIPAVPQRQEQSQQPSQNSDAPSPAQPQVSPAQPTGGRRRRASEMDPDERRQRFLERNRAAASRCRQKRKVWVNSLEKKADDLANMNVSLSNEVSLLRNEVAQLKQLLLAHKDCPVTVMQKKAAFLAAGGEEAFRDTSTEAIGSPAAVIQHGPSPPASASSPGATINGLNVRAAEAVAMSVLAGMGSGQPGGVVMATQTQPAPR; this comes from the exons ATGCAG AGATTCACAAACGAAGACCACTTGTCAGTCCACAAACACAAGCATGAAATGACTTTAAAATTTGGTCCTGCCAGGACCGACTCTGTTATCATTGCAG ACCAGACGCCCACACCCACACGTTTCCTGAAGAACTGTGAGGAGGTCGGTCTGTTCAATGAGCTGGCCAGCTCCTTTGAACAGGAGTTTTGCAAAGCACATGATGACGAGCAACGGACAAAACACCCT GCTACATCGTTACAAACACCATCTGAAGTAAAAGAAGAGGATGAGGGACCTTTACAAGTTGATTCTTCTCCTCCCGAAAGTCCCGATTCATCATCCAGCATGTCTGATAACAGCAGAGACTCAAGG GAGATTCTCACAAAGCCTTTGGCAAGTTCGGCTCCCACTCCAACCATTGTGCGTCCAGGTTCTCTTCCCCTTCACTTGAGCAATGACCCACTACACCCGACTCTGCCATCTCCGACTTCTGTGATCACACAAGCTCCGCCCTCCAACAGACATCTTGG CTCCCCCACAAGTGCATATCCACTGGTGAGGCACCTCCCTAATGGGCAGACTGTGCCTCTTTTGCCCAGTCCTGTACAGATGACCTCAGTTATATCT CTTGCGAGGCCAGTGAACACAGTGCCAAACATCCCTGGGATTCCAGGACCCCCTGTTGGAGGGGCTAGCAGTGCTTCATCCTCACCTTCCGGATATGGCCTTCACTCTGAGACCAAGATG CGGCTGAAGGCAGCTCTGTCGCATCAAGGCCCAGGAGCACAAGATGGAGCAGGTGGCGGATCAGGATCCATCCCTGCTGTCCCCCAGCGGCAGGAACAGAGCCAGCAGCCCTCTCAAAACTCTGACGCACCATCACCTGCCCAACCACAG GTgtcccctgctcagccaacagGGGGTCGTCGGCGGCGTGCATCGGAGATGGACCCTGACGAAAGGAGGCAGCGTTTCCTGGAAAGAAACCGAGCTGCTGCCTCCCGctgcagacagaaaagaaaggtttgGGTCAACTCTTTGGAGAAAAAGGCAGATGATCTCGCCAACATGAACGTTTCTCTATCG AATGAAGTAAGCCTACTGAGGAATGAGGTGGCACAGCTGAAGCAGCTCCTTCTAGCTCATAAAGACTGCCCTGTCACGGTCATGCAGAAAAAGGCAGCTTTCTTAG CTGCAGGAGGAGAGGAAGCCTTCAGGGACACTTCGACTGAAGCCATCGGCTCCCCGGCGGCCGTTATTCAGCACGGGCCGTCACCTCCCGCCTCCGCTTCAAGCCCAGGTGCCACCATAAACGGGCTGAATGTCCGCGCTGCAGAGGCAGTGGCCATGTCCGTCTTGGCTGGCATGGGGTCGGGCCAGCCCGGTGGTGTTGTCATGGCAACGCAGACACAGCCAGCCCCAAGATGA
- the atf7b gene encoding cyclic AMP-dependent transcription factor ATF-7b isoform X3, with protein sequence MTLKFGPARTDSVIIADQTPTPTRFLKNCEEVGLFNELASSFEQEFCKAHDDEQRTKHPATSLQTPSEVKEEDEGPLQVDSSPPESPDSSSSMSDNSRDSREILTKPLASSAPTPTIVRPGSLPLHLSNDPLHPTLPSPTSVITQAPPSNRHLGSPTSAYPLVRHLPNGQTVPLLPSPVQMTSVISLARPVNTVPNIPGIPGPPVGGASSASSSPSGYGLHSETKMRLKAALSHQGPGAQDGAGGGSGSIPAVPQRQEQSQQPSQNSDAPSPAQPQVSPAQPTGGRRRRASEMDPDERRQRFLERNRAAASRCRQKRKVWVNSLEKKADDLANMNVSLSNEVSLLRNEVAQLKQLLLAHKDCPVTVMQKKAAFLAAGGEEAFRDTSTEAIGSPAAVIQHGPSPPASASSPGATINGLNVRAAEAVAMSVLAGMGSGQPGGVVMATQTQPAPR encoded by the exons ATGACTTTAAAATTTGGTCCTGCCAGGACCGACTCTGTTATCATTGCAG ACCAGACGCCCACACCCACACGTTTCCTGAAGAACTGTGAGGAGGTCGGTCTGTTCAATGAGCTGGCCAGCTCCTTTGAACAGGAGTTTTGCAAAGCACATGATGACGAGCAACGGACAAAACACCCT GCTACATCGTTACAAACACCATCTGAAGTAAAAGAAGAGGATGAGGGACCTTTACAAGTTGATTCTTCTCCTCCCGAAAGTCCCGATTCATCATCCAGCATGTCTGATAACAGCAGAGACTCAAGG GAGATTCTCACAAAGCCTTTGGCAAGTTCGGCTCCCACTCCAACCATTGTGCGTCCAGGTTCTCTTCCCCTTCACTTGAGCAATGACCCACTACACCCGACTCTGCCATCTCCGACTTCTGTGATCACACAAGCTCCGCCCTCCAACAGACATCTTGG CTCCCCCACAAGTGCATATCCACTGGTGAGGCACCTCCCTAATGGGCAGACTGTGCCTCTTTTGCCCAGTCCTGTACAGATGACCTCAGTTATATCT CTTGCGAGGCCAGTGAACACAGTGCCAAACATCCCTGGGATTCCAGGACCCCCTGTTGGAGGGGCTAGCAGTGCTTCATCCTCACCTTCCGGATATGGCCTTCACTCTGAGACCAAGATG CGGCTGAAGGCAGCTCTGTCGCATCAAGGCCCAGGAGCACAAGATGGAGCAGGTGGCGGATCAGGATCCATCCCTGCTGTCCCCCAGCGGCAGGAACAGAGCCAGCAGCCCTCTCAAAACTCTGACGCACCATCACCTGCCCAACCACAG GTgtcccctgctcagccaacagGGGGTCGTCGGCGGCGTGCATCGGAGATGGACCCTGACGAAAGGAGGCAGCGTTTCCTGGAAAGAAACCGAGCTGCTGCCTCCCGctgcagacagaaaagaaaggtttgGGTCAACTCTTTGGAGAAAAAGGCAGATGATCTCGCCAACATGAACGTTTCTCTATCG AATGAAGTAAGCCTACTGAGGAATGAGGTGGCACAGCTGAAGCAGCTCCTTCTAGCTCATAAAGACTGCCCTGTCACGGTCATGCAGAAAAAGGCAGCTTTCTTAG CTGCAGGAGGAGAGGAAGCCTTCAGGGACACTTCGACTGAAGCCATCGGCTCCCCGGCGGCCGTTATTCAGCACGGGCCGTCACCTCCCGCCTCCGCTTCAAGCCCAGGTGCCACCATAAACGGGCTGAATGTCCGCGCTGCAGAGGCAGTGGCCATGTCCGTCTTGGCTGGCATGGGGTCGGGCCAGCCCGGTGGTGTTGTCATGGCAACGCAGACACAGCCAGCCCCAAGATGA